From Solanum stenotomum isolate F172 chromosome 2, ASM1918654v1, whole genome shotgun sequence:
AAATTTAGCATTGTTGTCTTTTTTGTTAGCTTCAAAGAAAAGAACTCCGTAAAATCTAACACATTTTCTCTAGTTTCTCCGacaaaattttctattttttctttttaaaaatattagtctACTAACGTAATACTCATTTCTGTTTTAAACAAAAgacaataataaattttgttagagaATGTAAAGAAAATAGTGTTAGATTTGATGAAATTTTCTTTGGAGCCAACAAAGAATACATCAACGGTGAATTTAGTTAGTCACATGGgttcataattaaatataactttttttttagtaaatctGTTAAATTTAGGATAAGAGACTAAAATGAACAGTTTTTACTATAATTAAAGCACATTtcaatcaagtgaaatatattaaggATCAAAATGAAACTTTTATTATACATTGAAGATCATAATTGAAATACATCAAGGGTCAAAATAAAGCATTACACATACACTAAGGatcattttgattatttttctcaaaataaagtcATAATAATTTAATGTTTAGTTGTGAATTTATAGGAATTGTTTACTGTAGTTTGTAACCACTGCATTGAGTAAATGGCAGAAGAATTAGGTTAAGGACGGCCATCTATTAATTAGTGGCCTACCTGTAAAATTTATAATCCTACCTTTCTGtcattaaataactatataaagtacaggaacttaaaattttaaattaacgtataaaattaatttaataaaataaacttttaataaatatatgaagtcaagattttattttaattaattaaattgaccaatgaacataaattaattatttagtttttttatattgGTCAAATTCATAGTTTCAATGCTAATAACTCTCAAggtaaaataagaagaatagtACTcactccgtttcaaaaagattggtctggtttgacttggcacgaagtttaagaaattaaagaagacttttgtcacgccccgagctaaccccaagacgcggacacgggacctaggaccacaagtgatcccaagctaaccctgctagcatgatcatgagcatactaaagataataaactgatgcggaagctaattNgttaaatgaaataggaaaagaccaaaagacccttgaatTAGCTGCTGTCGGAGTAACTGACGGACCTGACTGActgtccgtcgattgggtccgtaggtcgagtttgcccgacagggcttcactaaaaagggcataactttttactcggaggtcggaatttagcaagctcgatggcgttggaaaggtaattcaattatctatctaaccataggtcatagGACGCATAATTcgttttgtgctaagagttatgactatctgaagttgacccatcaatatttttcagctaactggctggtgatcctcatctacggtcagacctacggaccatggatcgaatgacggtccatgCTGATCGatcgtagtttgtgtcagaggttGGGTAAGgaaagtctcgatccacggacacagaccacggaccgtggtctgatctacggaccgtgggtctgtccgtgagtcgggacttagccaattttctgagctggctggggaggggttgcagtggtgaaccacggtccaccagcacgggccgtggtctaacctacgatccgtggatggtgaccgtaagttgcacctgcaacttctcaaaatctgcatttttgtctattttgaatacggggtattacaacttttgaatcttgtggtcctaaattaaagttgtgtcaaatgtacaaaattgcccttaatcttgtggtcttaaacatgccacgtggaaagcaaaaagtaaaatgttaccaaaaaaggaaaggaggtcattctttgtgaaacggagggagtagtattatttgtgtatttggtttgtgaaatgacaagtattaaaaaaatatttatatttaataaagtcGACATGTAAATAGGAACGATAAAAGTTTCTtatctaaaaataaatacttcCTCCAtccatttttagttgttatgttACGCTTTTCGAAAGtgaatttgaataatttttaaagttaaattatattacACTAATTCGAtctttgaaacaaaaaaaaaattcaaaaattatataaaaagtattataaattgtaattttttacatatcaatatgatgaaaaaatataccataaaatattaacaaaattcTTGTTTATGACAATTAAGAGTGAACGAAAAGagtaaataaaagaagaaatactCGAATAACGTGCTGCATTTAACGTAGTACTACACATAAAGCTCGCCTACacattcaattattttaaaaaaatcttccCTTGCACAATGATTATGGCGGAGTTggcatataaaattattaaggctaaaataaaaagatattaactatatgctaaatttttaaaaaataataaatagtttgagataattgacGTTCGTCAGATAATTTGAGACGGAAGGTGTAATAATAGATGAATTCCTTTCCAATTATTCCGCCGAAATTTGCATTTATGTCAACGATAACCAGCGTGATTAATTATTTCCTAATTAGAATAAAGGTCCAAGatcatagatttttttttaaaaaaaattattgtatgcAATTTCACTAAaagatacaaataaaaaaagttaatgaGAATGCAGAGTTGACTATATTAAATCTACTCTTTGTCGGCGTTTTTCTAACTccgaagaaaaataaaaggtaaCAAAAGAGACAAATGGATTCTAGACCCTCACATTCCTTCTTAAATTTATCTCTAATAGGGGTATTATTGGAAATTCAAGCCAAATTACTTATTCCCTCCGTCCGCCTTTAAttgtaatgatttttttttatgacaagggaaatccGCAGTCGTtatcctttgggtgcgcacaggatAAAACTCCCGCTCTTATGCAatgctcgcaaaccacataggagaggtaacccgcactaggcaagcccggtgcgacgagttcaacccagaaggcaaaccccttgctttcgctagcaaggggtttcgaacttgagacctccaacatagaagtcccaagcccaaacatgattttctttttagagtcaaactataaaaaattgtttacaatatttttttcatcatattgatatagaaaaatttgcaatttatagtacttttcatatagtttttgaatatctaatttttttgtttaaaatattgaattaatgtaatctaatttaactttaagaattagtcaaattgacttttaaagGCACAACATGACAAATGAAAGAAGTGGACGGGGGAAATATTTGTTTGAATAAGTTTGCACACTTCTAACTTGGATCAGGGTCTATTCTGCGTAGATTTACCTTATGTTTCTACAAAAGATTACATTTCACATCTTCAATCTATGACTCGCAAAAACTCCCCTTCAAACAACACTTAAAAGGATCTAACCACAAAGATCTATTGCATATAATTTCTCCTTACATTTCTACTAAGGATTGTTTCACATCTCCAATCTATGACCTAATCATGGAGCAACAACTTTACCAGTTACGTAAAAACTTACTttcaaacaacacataaaactaTTTCACTAatatttgctatttttactagaAAAATAGCACATGTCATTTGCCCGAATAACATGGAGTATCATACATTTGCCGGAATAAAGTTCAGATTGTGTATGTCAAAAGACCAGATAAAAAACTTGGGCATAACATGAACTTTGGAGGAACAATGTCACAAAGATGCAGCTCAAAAGACACTATAATACTCCTAGTTATGAAAAAATGTACAATCTTTTGGTTACATAATACTCCTCCTGAGAGATTCTCCAAACAAGAAATGAACCAAGGAAGATTTATGTGTGAAAAAAAGCTGCATGCTTGCTATACTCTATTCAACTTCCACTAAATTCCTTGTTTAATGTTTCAAAGACAAATTCTTCTTACAAAAGAATATAgccaaaagaaagaagaataaaaaaagaattcagAAGATAAAGAAATTACATGAAAGAGTGGGAGGGGGTTGCTTAAAATGAACACTATTCACCATTCTTAATGGTTTTCTCTATTCAAAGATGTTGCATTTGCTCAACCATCTGCACTAATGTAACTTTGCTTCATCATCTTTAAGGGTTTCCAACGGTTCGCGGAGGCGATATAAGTGCACTCAACTCTCCACAATTTTCCCCCATTGCTTGCTCTTCTCATTTACAGTAATGTACCAAAGGTCAGGTTCAGCATCTAGTTTCCAACTTGACTTTTTCAGTTGAACTAATATTTATCCCTAAGCTATGAAAGATTTAATCGACCTGCTCACCGATCAAGTCTAGGCCAACAAGCAGGAATGATATACCTTGAAACAGCAAGAAGTAAAAGTGGATTCCTTGAGCTGATAGTAGGCTCCTTAGTGAAGCTGTCAAAAGCAAGAAAGCTAAAGCCAATTCTTTTGTGTATATTCTGTtgtgcttcttcttctttgacgccttcttctccttctctttaATTTCCTCTCTTAGTTCCTCCAAATCAGGCACTGAAACACCTCGTTGGTGTTTTGGTTTCCCATCGACCAACAAAGTAAGATCGCCCTCAGAGGAACGTCCTGATTTCTTGGTCGCTGTCCATTCTTCCGAAGCAACTCGCTGGTGTTTTGGTTTTTCCACAGCTAACGAAGCAAGATCACCCTCAGAGGAACGTCCTGATTTCTTGGTGACTACCCATTCGTATGCACTTCCTAGTTGGAAGAGGCCAGAGACCATGGCATTAAACTTGGTAACGGACATGGTGTTCTCGAATAGAAGGTATGGCACGATGAATGGGAAAGATTTAGGTGACGGAAGTATATTGAGAAATGACATGGTAGCAGGGACATAAGAGACAACCCATGATGGGAGCGTCGCCTCAGGAATGAACATTGTCATTGGGAGGATTATGCAAAACAGAGTGAATGAATAAAATGGCAATATCAATTTCCtcaaaaggaagaaaagaaatatcaaattgCCCTTCTTCCATATGCTTATCTGCATCCAACCAAATTGCAAGCATTATTGCTAGGCACAACATCCAAATATGCTAAAACTTAACAAATTAAACTGGAGATCACTTAAATGGAAGCATTCCAATACCTTCGATTTAATGATGGCAGGTAAACAGACACGAAACAACTGCATTGGCCCCGAATGCCATCTATGTTGTTGCTTCCTATACGCTTCATATGATTCCGGTAACTCACACTGACACTGAAGTATCAACAAATTCTTCTTTAGGCTCAAAACAAAGCAACTACTTCCAATAAAGCAATACTCGAAAGCGAAGCTTTTGCAGTGAATTTACCTCTACATCATTGAGAAATATAAATTTCCACCCATGGAGATGAGCTCTGACTGCAATGTCCATATCTTCAACGGTCGTCCGCTCCAACCAACCACCAGATTCTTCTAATGCCTTAATCCTCCATACTCCAGCAGTCCCATTAAAGCCAAAGAAATTCAGAAAAATACCATTCACCTGCTGCTCCACTTCAAAATGAAAAGCCAAATTAACGTGCTGCAATCTTGTAAGTAGATTTTCATCCTTGTTCACAAAAGACCATCTTGCTTGAACCAATCCTATGTCCTCATTATCCTACAATTCAATATCAAAACAAACAAACCACTCACATCATTAGCACATTCTACACTAAAGTGAGAGCATATAACACAAACCATACACAATTACTTGAAATTATCACATATGAAGGTAATCAATACCTTGAAATAAGGGACAGTTCTTTTAAGAAAATCAGGCATAGGCTGGAAATCAGCATCGAAAATGGTAACAAATTCATAGTCTTTGACATAGCTGCAATTCATAGCTGACTTAAGATTTCCAGCTTTATAACCCTCTCTGATCACTCTATGCCTGTATATGATATTAGCACCTTCCTTCTGCCACTTACGAACCTCTTCATTGATCAATGTCTGAGTAATTGGATCATCAGAATCATCAAGAACTTGAATCAACAATCTTGATTTAGGCCACTCCAAACAACACACAGCACCAATGGATTGCTGATAAAcctgataataataataataataacaattccCACCGACAACATAAaaatgagttcttgataaacaattaaacacaaaatcttggaaagacaaaaaatttactaaagtTTACCTCTTTTTCATTACACATGGGGATCTGAACTAGTACCATAGGGTAATAACCACTACCATCACCAGACTCCAGATCCATTGCACCTTCTTTTGCTATTGGCTTAATCTTCTTCATTTTAACCCATAAACACCCTAAACATAGTACTAATCTATCCACACTTTGGATAAGAAAAAGGACAATGCAACCATTAGCTAAAAATTGAAGAGGAGGAGCAAGATACTCCACCCTAATCAACACCCATTTTGAGTAAAACCAATCAAAAACACTTTGCACAGCTAATGGATTAGCAAATGTATGAAAATCCAATGAGTACAAATACTGTAATTGAAGATCTGTTGCGCTAAAGTACCAGCCTTTGAAATAAGCTGTTATTTCAAACCCTAACAAGATTACCGACAACCAAAGAAAGATCTTTATGCAAGTATAGAACCGGTTCTTGACAGCCGGATTCTCAGTGGAGCTGTTGTCGGTAGAATCAGTCCGACCGGCAGCGACACGGCGGCGTACGACGGAGGCTAAGCTGAACAATGCTGATGCTATAGAAGTTAAACAACCAGCAGCTTTATGAGCCTTAAGAAGAAGAACCCATGTAAGCTGTTTAGCATTCTTGTTTCTGACTTTTTCACGTTTATAAGGAGACATTGAAGAAACATCATCGTTTGGTAACAAGAAATCATCTTCTGATGGTCCTTCAAGCTCAACCATTGACCAATTGTTTGGATTCTCCATTTTTACTACTACTGGTGTACCCCTATGGGTTTCTTTACCCCACCAGGTAAAAGAAGGTGCCATTGTTGAGATTCTTGAAACAGACCCAGATGGGAAAATCACTTAAAAACtgtaaagattgaatctttatctGTTTTTCACCTCAAATCAACACAATGCTAGTAAACCCAGATGGAAAAAACTAAAGGGTGttggatttttgaattcttgaactcATTTCAGAGTCCAGAAAGAGAAGAGATAAGAAGAGGCAGACACAGAGAGACACAAAAATACACAcactcacacacacacacagagGTTTATAAAGGGAATATGAAAATTTGCAAaacagtacattgaatgtagagagagagagaggaccATATAATAAGAGTGAAAGAAAGAGCTATAATATAATGATATGATTTAGTTAAAGAAAACAGTACAAACAGCCCCTTGGATTACAGcttgcaaagaaaaaaaaaaaaaacactttcaCAATTTTTGTTATGGTAACAGCTCAACACgtcaaaaatcaaaaatctcaaaagaaaaatttgaCAGCAcgttgttcttttttctttcaatataccaccactcttttttttatatatatataaaaaataaataaattactagAGTGGTTTAATTGCTCCTTTTTTTTCACCCTTTCACATGAccaagaacataaaaaaaatttacccaAAAATCAAACAGGACATGAAATTTTGTGGACTATTGTGTTTTTCACCTACTACTCCTTAATGGTGTtttataataatgaaatcaagaaagaagaatgaaatagtagatattattttcataatgataataataataatataatgtgtgtatatatttgtAGATAAACAGAAATAAAGATTCAAATGATAAAAGATCTAATGAAGCTTTAAATCCTGGCTCCTCCTCTCATGAAATTTTTTACCGTGTGAATTTCACGAGGTAATAAATCAAGATTCAAGATTTGTCTTTgataatataaatgataaattttgtatatatatgaaatgaataCACAAGGAGAATAATATAGGATAGGAGGAGGATATGATGAAAAGGGCTTAACTAATCATCTAATCTTAAGATCATAAGATCTGGGAAATAATGagcatttaatttttgtttttagctGTAATAAATtcctaatatatttttttgtaagaataaaagaaaaggaaagaagaagaaaaaaaagaaaaattagtacatttgttttcttgtttttggtCATGTTCGAAATTCCTTGACCGAGAAAACAGCGGGTCATTGCCGTCATCAAAGGATTAATGTCCAAATCACCCCTTTGAAATGGTACTCTCCTATAATAtatgaaatatgttttttagaATTTAATAATCGTAGTGTACGGATTAACTTGTGTGGTATTGAGTTACTTTATTGATCATTAGATCAGACTTTTTAGTTCATGAAATTATATAATCCCACttagattaaatttttttgtgcaCGAAATATATAATACACTAAGAGGTCTTTTGAATTAAAGATAACGTATGTTATAACTAATTATGATGTGACTAGTTATCTTGATATTATTTGTTCgattgttttattaaaaataacatatgttattttatttttaagaagttgttgtttataaaaatatcattcatcttatttaatgagtaagaaaaataaatagtgaaagTTTAAGGGTGTTTctgtcattttaattattttatcatgagaTAAGTAGGTGATTAGTAGAGTTAGCACTAAACAATTTCACTCTTGAAAAAACTTATCTCAAAACTAATTACTAATCATACTATAACGTATCTAGAATCAATAACCAAACAAGAGGAAACTACTAAATGTTTAATCCCAAAATTATCTATATTTGTCGAATGTACCAAACGACCtgataattttgagaaaaatgaattacaaCTATTTTAGGTAGACATACAACAATTAATAACTCTCTAACATGAATCTTGatataataacttgaaaaacTAAAACTCAATATAATGTATTCTCTATGTTGTCAGTGTATATAATTTCAAACTCGCGATTTTTTCATGAGGACTTGATAGTAATTACACTCCATTTAGTCAACTTTTTCCTTTCGTCTTAATGGGTTTTTGTCTTTGTGGTAATAATTATACTTATCTAAATAATTAGCGTCATTCACGCTCCGCCAAAAACACAAATGCACAAACCAAAATTTGACACTTCAActaaacaaaattttgaaaagacaaaaatactaTACGAATTATTGTAcgtataaaagaaattattaagtGGTGGACCTCTTtctcttttataaaaaataaaataaaattgtctttTTACAATAATTCCGAAAATAACGAAAGTTGCCTTGAACAAGTGGAGCTATACAAAAAGGCTGCATAAAATCTTTCCTTTTCTaaaggtaaaaatattaaaaaatatggaGTAACATATTGTTACTTTTTAGAAGTATAGTACTCATTTAATGATGAAGTGAATTACGTAGAGTTATAGTGCTAATTATGGTAATATGAGATCACTTCTTTTAACCTAAATGAAACTAcaaaaaatcacaataattgttggataaaaaaaaaaaaaaaggtaaaagcCCATGATAATTATTAAGAGTGTAACATGTAAAGccaaaaatttaatgaaaaaaaaggtAGAAATGTTGCTGTGGAAAAGTTGAGCCTATAAAAGGTTATCCGTGATGAAAGAATATAACCTATGGATTTAATAGTTTATCAATCTCTAGCTTCTAGGGTTAAGGATGTGAAAATCAGCTCGTAAAATTATAAtccatttaatttatttatatgtgGACGGTTAATaatttacttaatttattaGTAATAAGTTTATTTTGACTCGTTCAGTCGAATTCATTTAAAACTTAGTTAATATATACATAGTTTTGATTGATTTTATCTAACtgtttttttatctattttttatagTCATAATATAAGGGATAAAGTTTTATTAGGTACTcaaacaaattattaaaaaaaaaaaaattaattgaaaacttAGTAAGAATTGGACGGATTGAATTATGATTCGAGTTTTTGCTCAATTCAGCCCAAATAACTTTGAACGAGTTAATGACCTATCCATTTATTAATTCAATCTATTTTGATCTTTTCAAATTTAACACATTTCAAACTCTTAGCGAAATAAATTACGTTGTATATTTTACTACACCCTCGAATAATATGTTGTGTGAGAAATACGCGTTGGATGATGTAAGAACATTAACATGcaacaaaaaatatacaaaaagaagacacataaaaacaaatcaatttgattaaattataaAGTGAAGATCTAACAAACTTCTTAACTCTCAACCAAACACCGACACTTTGCGGTCAAATACAAATGTCTAGTATACtgagaagattaaaaaaaatacgagGACGATAAATTTGTTGATCAAGTAAAAAGAGGACTCATAGAATTTAATTAAGCACTAAATACCATGAATAGTTTAACTgagacaaaattttgaaaaatatgaaaagattgTGGAACATTAAAAGTGAATCCAACGTAGGTAAAATGTTATATTGACATTAATCATTTGTCATATAAGAAAATTGtgtcacttttttaaaaaatgactaaaAATGTGAGTtgtataaattaagaaaaagaaaaaatataatttattcatataatattctaataatatataaatataattaatttttaagacAACGTTTTCAAAGTTTCGAAGGTTGAGTGGTCACGTGACTAAGTACACAAATGTCAATTACCTGTTATTTTCTTAGAGGTTCACTTTACTACCAAAATCCTCAGATTGGCTCCAAGTATTCATTCTATATATTATTACATTTATGATTAACAAAAAcaggaaaaataatttagaaaggaaaaatattaatatagtAATAAAGTAGATAGAAAATAAGCtagaaaaaatcaaattttgtttAACAACTATGAAAAATCGAAAGAATGATAATGTTGGGGTGAGAAGGCCCGGCTCAAAGATCGATAATTTGAACTAAGGAAATtgaataatagaaaaaataaaaagagaaatagaaaaaatatttcacttttataattaaaaaaatatatttgtaccTCCACAATTTCATATTGaccatataattaatataaaaatatccaATTACATAATACtatctaattatatataaatctaATATCTAGGTTAGTTtctaaaacactaaaaaaatattttgtcatcTTACTTTTTGGGACCTTGTTCTAGTCAATGTTGTCAAAATTAGACCTTCCAAAGAATTTTCTCATTTGGACCACCATCCCATAATTCAAGGAGTATTACgataatatttcaatttcaaacaaaaataagtGCAATATCTTCTGAAAAATACTTCtatttagacaaaaaaaaatctttttatattaCTTTGCAGAGGACAATGCCAAATGGGATTGTTTTCCAAACGAAATATAAATGGCacactttcaaaatttaatttttttgtcaagtCTCCCATCTACACATGATAATTCCTTAAAATGGAATTTTCTAAGGCACGTGCGATGACTCAGCTTATGCACGTGCGAGACTACTGAATATATAAAACCGGTCGGACAAAGCCGGCCATCAACAACCACCGCTCAAACCGGTTGTTTGTTATCTTCTAATAGtagtattaatattatttatgagtatgtgatattatttcttaactagtacattcaaaatttttatatttttttcttttgactttAATGCTTATAGGTTAAGAGATCGTTTTAAATAGATCCTCGGCTCGAGCGGTTTGAAAAATACGAGAGTAAAAGAAATTCTAATGGAGatactaagaaaagaaaaatatcagcaaaaataataagataactaacacaaaataaataaaaatagtagtAATAAGCATGTGTATCCAGCGGTTGCAAGTTCGAGTCTTGCTAGTATCATTATTTTTGTCTTCAAAGATGTGGCCTAGTGatcaatgaaataaattaaaaattatgagaTCTCAACTCTCAAGTTCAAGTCCTAGTAGAGATAAACACACTGAGTGATTTATTCTTCTTGCTTGTCCTAACCTTGATGGACAGAGTTACCAGATATGATCTATTGCTGGTGGAAGGTATGAGGTATTTTCTAGAATTAAGAAAGGTACATACAAACTTATCTAGacgattataaaaaaaaaaagaacaaagaagatgataaaaaaagaagaagagagaaaattaacaaaatattctAAGCTAGAACCATTTTCTCCTCCGAGAAGAGAGATTTGATTACCTaacattttttcttatcatagatttaatattacaattttttttagtaaaaaaagtaattaattaagtttgtgCCAAAAATCTTCCactatataaattgaaatgagaGAGTATATAAGTATGTAACCAATTTAATGTTGCAATGTATAGAAGATTATACAAGAAAAAGTGAAAGCAAAAGTAGTATATGAAATGCTTCATTAGGGGATCCAAAGCGTGTAGGGTCAGCTAATTGATTGAAAACCATAGAGTATTAAATTAATCCAACATATTAATCCTCAAGATTGTATTCATCATTACTGTTAGCTTTGTACAACTGGATACCTCAATTATACATCTAGGGTCCTAATTTATTGTTTAATAAATTAACAAATAGATAACTTTACTTGCTTATCCAATTAAACAATGATTAGTGACATCTAAAGTTGTCTTTTTCTAATTTGCCCGTTTGGGTTCCACTGCCAATGACCACATCACACTTTTAATGcctttgattaatttttaaataatgagcaaaagataaaacaaatcGTGTTAAGTACGACTTTACTAAGAATATTTATGGTGTACAAAACATTATGTTTGAAGGTCAGGTGAAAGGCTGAATCTAAAAGGTATAACGTAGACAATCTatctaatgcaagcattagtaaCTATTTTCACGACTCAACTCATGACCTATAAAGTGACACGAAGATAATTTATCGTTGCTCTTAAGCTTCCTTCAACGTAACGACCTTATTAGTGGAGTataataatttatgaattgagtGGGAAATTTTATTGGTGCAAAAAATTAGTGTGTGATCATGTCTACTTATGCATcacatatgaaaaattattgagtCTTAAACAACACAATTTTGAATTCCTTAAATAAAATTTGCAATGATTGTCAAAATCAACATGTGTAAGTTAATTTTAATGTGGGGATGATTGCGACCTATTGAAATGGAAATAATAAAGCttgattaatatttattttctttgtcgGTGTGACCAActttttttgattatttaatgTTAAATAGGAGTAACTAATATACAAAAATTCAATATCTTGACGTTTGTATGATTTATGttggttttctttttattattggGGTTGTTGGttggtattattattttttgttcatatTTAAATCATGCCTACTccttttgtttccctttttaatttctttatttattttttataataaaagaattatggtcaacaaatttt
This genomic window contains:
- the LOC125854729 gene encoding probable xyloglucan glycosyltransferase 12 produces the protein MAPSFTWWGKETHRGTPVVVKMENPNNWSMVELEGPSEDDFLLPNDDVSSMSPYKREKVRNKNAKQLTWVLLLKAHKAAGCLTSIASALFSLASVVRRRVAAGRTDSTDNSSTENPAVKNRFYTCIKIFLWLSVILLGFEITAYFKGWYFSATDLQLQYLYSLDFHTFANPLAVQSVFDWFYSKWVLIRVEYLAPPLQFLANGCIVLFLIQSVDRLVLCLGCLWVKMKKIKPIAKEGAMDLESGDGSGYYPMVLVQIPMCNEKEVYQQSIGAVCCLEWPKSRLLIQVLDDSDDPITQTLINEEVRKWQKEGANIIYRHRVIREGYKAGNLKSAMNCSYVKDYEFVTIFDADFQPMPDFLKRTVPYFKDNEDIGLVQARWSFVNKDENLLTRLQHVNLAFHFEVEQQVNGIFLNFFGFNGTAGVWRIKALEESGGWLERTTVEDMDIAVRAHLHGWKFIFLNDVECQCELPESYEAYRKQQHRWHSGPMQLFRVCLPAIIKSKISIWKKGNLIFLFFLLRKLILPFYSFTLFCIILPMTMFIPEATLPSWVVSYVPATMSFLNILPSPKSFPFIVPYLLFENTMSVTKFNAMVSGLFQLGSAYEWVVTKKSGRSSEGDLASLAVEKPKHQRVASEEWTATKKSGRSSEGDLTLLVDGKPKHQRGVSVPDLEELREEIKEKEKKASKKKKHNRIYTKELALAFLLLTASLRSLLSAQGIHFYFLLFQGISFLLVGLDLIGEQVD